Genomic DNA from Salinibacterium sp. NK8237:
ACGGCAGCCGTACGACCCAGCGGCTGCGACCTCGCTGGTCATCGGGTAGCCGATTCCATTGCCATTGCCGTTGGAGTCTTTGCTACCCGACGCTCCGACACACGTCAGCGTCTTTTTGGGGCTCGAGGAGATCGTGGGATACGCGTTGCTCGCCCAGTAGTTGGGGTCTGTACTTACGCTCGGCACGTTCTGAATATAGATCACGTTGTTCGATGGAAGCGTAAAGGTCGCGCCACCGACAGTGTTCATCGCAGCGACATTCCCACATTCCGAGGGCGTCGAACCCGAAGTCGCGGGCGATCCTACGATCTGGGTAACCTTGGTCCAGGGCGAGTACACGGTGATTGTGCCGTTGGAGTTAAGGGTGATCGATGTCGGCCCCGTGTAGAGGCAACCGGGACGGGGAACACCATCACTCGTAAGGTCTGACCGGGTTTCCCGCAGGTGCTCAGAGTTGGTTGCGGGCATCCCAATAACGGGTGCGGTGCGAGGGTAACCGGCGAGATCGAAGGTTTGACCACTGCAATTTTGCGAGTTTGAATTCTGGGCGTTGTACTTGATCGCGGAGGTGTTTGTGGGGGAATACCCCGTGGTCACTTCACCGCGAAAACGCGCATCACAAATGCGAATCGTGTCGTTGGAATGTACCGGTCCGTCGATGTCATCATTTGATCCGAATCCGATCTCACCGCAGTTACTACCACGACCGGCCCACCAATACTTGACGCACGTGCTTGCTGCGTTGGAGAAGGCAGGATCTTGAATTTCGTAGTCAGTGAAGTAGAGGAAATCGATGAAGCCCTCTTGACGAAGATCGGCAACGATGGAACGAGTTTCGTTGCCCACTTTTCCGGTTGACCGGACACGCACAACACCGTTGTCTGCATAATCCGAGTTATCGACCTCGTAGCGATAGGAAGCTTCGCCATCACTGCCCTGAACCGTCGCCCACGGTTCCGTGGATTCCGTGTTGAAAGCCGGGTTCTCCAAGCTGACGTCGGGGAGAACAACGCTGCTGCCGGTGCTGATGGTGTAGTCAGCGTCAGGGTTTCCGTAGCGAATGTACGAAGTGTCCTCTGACAGCCGGCTCTTGTAATCTTCGATGCCGGCATAAGCCGCGCTCATGGCAGCTGACCACTGCTGCGTGGTCGTTGCCTGACGGAACCCAGTCGTCGAGTAGACGACTGCGGTGGTAACCAAGAGACCGAGCACCACTGTGATACCGATCACCATCGGCAAAGCAGCACCGCGATCTCCGCCTAGACGTGCTCTAAGTAGGGTCAGCATGGTCATTGTCCAATTCTCGAGGTGCCCAAGTTAGGGATTCCCACCGTGTTTTCGATCGTCGCGGGACTAGCCCCGCCGGTTGCGTCACTCTGCACTGTCATTACCACTTTTACGGCGGCGATTGACGGAAGCAGCGATGTGGGCACCTTGCCCGACACCGGCAAGATTTCATTGCCCGACACATCGAGATAGGTGAAGAGTGCGCCGGTCGAGGAATCGAGATTGCGTGAAATTGTTCGCTCGCTCGTGGCATAAGAGGGAAAGCTGAAGTAGCCCAAACTCGACTCCGTCGCATCCCAGCGCCGCTCGATGAGCGTGTGAGAGCTCGTTACTTCGAATTCGACTTGAAGGGGTTCAGGATCGAGAGCGTCCGTGTCTAGGTAG
This window encodes:
- a CDS encoding type II secretion system protein, whose product is MGLMTMLLAMVMTIFVAFTRSFSDDQATSNNSNTVSVAMNELTRVIRSGTELTQSGTDTNVPVFTVAKPNLARLSTYLDTDALDPEPLQVEFEVTSSHTLIERRWDATESSLGYFSFPSYATSERTISRNLDSSTGALFTYLDVSGNEILPVSGKVPTSLLPSIAAVKVVMTVQSDATGGASPATIENTVGIPNLGTSRIGQ